The sequence GGCTAGCTGTAATTGTTAATATGGCTAATTCTGTATCACAATTGCAACGCAGCCAATTAGTTGGAGTATTTGGTGGTACAATTACAGACTGGTCAATGCTCGGTCTTACTAGTGATGTGCAATCTGAGTGGTCAGCAGTAGGCATGGGTGGGAAAAAGGGTGGACCATTAGCCACTGGTGTGCATCCTTACGCACCAGATGTTAATTCGGGAGTGGATGAAGTATTTAAAGAAGTAGTATTGAATGGTAAGTCATTTTCTACTGAAGTAAAAAGATTGCCTAATTTTGAAGCTGTAACTGATGCGGTTATTGGTGATCCTGGTGGTGTTGGTTTTGTACCACTATCTTTTGTGCTTGGCAGTAGAGCTGTACCAATTTCAGATGCTGCTGAAACATCATTGTTACCAACAGTATATACTGTATCTAGCGAAGAATACCTGCTGACTCATCGTATATATCTTTACACTGCACAAACCAGTAACAACCCTTATGTAGCAAAATTCATACAATTTGCCTTAAGTGCAGATGGACAAACAGTTGTAAAGAAAGCTGGGTTAATAGAGCTTGCAGTTAAAACTGAGCCACGTAATATACCGGCTGATGCTCCGCATGACTATGTGCGAGCAATTGGTAAATCGCGACGTTTATCGAGTACATTTAGATTTGAAGAGAAATCATTAACCTTTGATAACAGAGCCCGACGAGATCTTGAGCGTGTAATTGCGTATCTGCATAGCAATAACCTCAATGGTTCGGCAGTAAAAGTAATTGGTTTTTCTGACTCACAAGGAGCTCGTATTAAAAATATAAAACTCTCCAAAGATCGTGCCAATAAAGTAGCAAAAGCATTAGCTCAACGAGGCATTATTGGCGTGAAAGTTTTTGGGTTTGGGCCAATTATGCCGGTTGCTGACAATACTACTGCAAGAGGACGTCAACGAAATCGGCGTGTTGAGATTTGGGTATCAACACGCTAAGTCTAGCGACGATATACCGCTTCTTTATTTAGATAACCACTTCTTATAAGCAGTTCATTAAGATTGTCTTTAGTTACCAATCGAGGTGAAAGTAAAACGGCAGGTATCTGTCTTTTATTGTTAAAAATAGTTCTTCCGCGAGTTTCAACGGATCTACCACGGAATAAATCAAAGGCCATTTCAACAGCACGTTTTCCTAATAGACGAGTGTCTTTAAATACCGTCATGCTTTGAGTACCTTGTAAAATACGAATCGCCGCAGCTAAATCAGCATCTTGGCCGGTAATAGGCACTTTACCTGCAAGACCATGCGCTGCTAGTGCTTTAATACAACCACCAGCAGTTCCATCATTTGGTGCAAGCACAGCATTAATTTTGCCTTTGGTAATCTCAATAGCGTGTTCACATAAGCGTTGTGCTTCGTCAGGTCTCCAATCTTTAACTGATTCGCTTAAAACTATTTTTATATTACCTCGATCAACTAAAGGTTGAATAAATTTCATCGAACCTAATTTCAGTAGCTTGGCATTATTATCGGTTGGTGACCCTGCTAAAACAACATAATTACCTCTGCGTGCTTTGCGGGTGATGAATTCTCCCTGAATGGCACCAACTCTTACATTGTCAAATGATAGATAATAATACTCATGCGGCGAATTAGTAACTAAACGATCATAACTAATTACATGCACTCCCGCCTTTACAGACCTATCTATAATAGCGGCTGCACTATCTGCATTAACTGGAGCGAGAATGAGCACTTTAATTCTTTGAGCGATCATTGAATCACATTGTGCAGCTTGTTTTACGGCATCGTTATCACTAACTTGTACCAGTATTTCGAAACCACGTTTTCTTCCTTCAGCTAAAATAGTAAGCTTGTCCTTTATCCAACGTTCTTCTTGATGCGTTGGGAGAGAGAGTCCGATACGTAATGTACCGCCAGCCATAGCTGCTTTTTTTCGACCGCCTTTAGTATTAAAATATTCTGGTAAAGAATTATCAAATTGGTTGGCGCTGTTTCGGGCAGCACTTAGATCATCTTGAGCGGTTTTAAGCTGTTCTTCTAATACCGCAATCTTTTGTTCGCATTGTGCTAAGTCTGATTTTGCTTTAGTCAGATAAACTTCGTTGGCTCCCTGACTTCGTTGGCATTCTGATAATTGCGTGACTACCTGTCTATCGCAAGCCGTGATGGCAATAAGTATGGTAGAAAAAAGTGCGATTCTCATGCCTAAATCTCCCATGGAGCTCCTTGCTAAAGCTATCAGGTATTATTTTTTTAAAGCAAGATTACACTCTAGCTTATTAACACTATCATAGTCGAAATATTGGCAATTTTTTCATGAGGTTTTCTTATTGGTTTATTTTCATTATTAGGGTTGACGCGCGA is a genomic window of Deltaproteobacteria bacterium containing:
- a CDS encoding DUF4388 domain-containing protein, translated to MRRASKSPGHDEGFEGAVLGLGLSDIIQLNGHNRFSGCVTIESENYGGVIFFRDGQIIHAEAGDTIGEKAFYEIMQWSGGKFTLQPNVTTTVRSIERNWEFLLMEACRLIDESQRGLPIRPKEKSNKAQPTGWDKRTGVADKMRGQPSHTRKSLVLGIVVVLFVVIIGFGTYFWRSQAQKNTNKTIEPVATAEKNTADTNLVKAPKQVLLRMAGANNLTTQIGPALAKAYLASLQATDIQINPTTENDIVVQATQDKVTRWVTIATHGSTTGFDELLAGTADVAFSLRRINQDEHDRLASLGSMTSQANEHILALDGLAVIVNMANSVSQLQRSQLVGVFGGTITDWSMLGLTSDVQSEWSAVGMGGKKGGPLATGVHPYAPDVNSGVDEVFKEVVLNGKSFSTEVKRLPNFEAVTDAVIGDPGGVGFVPLSFVLGSRAVPISDAAETSLLPTVYTVSSEEYLLTHRIYLYTAQTSNNPYVAKFIQFALSADGQTVVKKAGLIELAVKTEPRNIPADAPHDYVRAIGKSRRLSSTFRFEEKSLTFDNRARRDLERVIAYLHSNNLNGSAVKVIGFSDSQGARIKNIKLSKDRANKVAKALAQRGIIGVKVFGFGPIMPVADNTTARGRQRNRRVEIWVSTR
- a CDS encoding substrate-binding domain-containing protein — translated: MRIALFSTILIAITACDRQVVTQLSECQRSQGANEVYLTKAKSDLAQCEQKIAVLEEQLKTAQDDLSAARNSANQFDNSLPEYFNTKGGRKKAAMAGGTLRIGLSLPTHQEERWIKDKLTILAEGRKRGFEILVQVSDNDAVKQAAQCDSMIAQRIKVLILAPVNADSAAAIIDRSVKAGVHVISYDRLVTNSPHEYYYLSFDNVRVGAIQGEFITRKARRGNYVVLAGSPTDNNAKLLKLGSMKFIQPLVDRGNIKIVLSESVKDWRPDEAQRLCEHAIEITKGKINAVLAPNDGTAGGCIKALAAHGLAGKVPITGQDADLAAAIRILQGTQSMTVFKDTRLLGKRAVEMAFDLFRGRSVETRGRTIFNNKRQIPAVLLSPRLVTKDNLNELLIRSGYLNKEAVYRR